A window of Psychroflexus sp. ALD_RP9 contains these coding sequences:
- the dapF gene encoding diaminopimelate epimerase, which produces MQISFYKYHGAGNDFVMIDNRTNNFKNDTKLIKWLCDRRFGIGGDGLILLEESNQVEAHFKMIYFNADGRESTMCGNGGRCIVAFAQFLGIIDHECIFEAIDGLHEANVEGDTVNLKMIDVDDITQSSQDCFLDTGSPHHVQFVDNLDAVDIEKQGSKIRFDDRYKTIGGANINFVEVRNSDLNIRTYERGVEAETLACGTGITAAAIAAALTYDIESPINVKAIGGGLSVSFRRQASKFNDVWLKGPAKQVFKGIIDVK; this is translated from the coding sequence ATGCAAATCAGTTTTTATAAATATCATGGTGCTGGAAACGATTTTGTCATGATTGACAATCGCACCAATAATTTCAAAAATGATACCAAATTAATCAAGTGGTTATGCGACCGCCGATTTGGTATTGGCGGTGACGGTTTGATACTGCTTGAAGAGTCTAACCAAGTTGAAGCTCATTTTAAGATGATTTATTTTAATGCCGATGGTCGTGAAAGCACAATGTGTGGTAATGGTGGTAGATGTATTGTTGCTTTTGCTCAATTTTTAGGTATTATTGATCATGAGTGTATATTTGAAGCGATTGATGGTTTGCATGAAGCTAATGTTGAAGGTGATACTGTCAATTTAAAAATGATTGATGTAGACGATATAACACAATCTTCTCAAGATTGTTTTCTTGATACTGGGTCACCACACCATGTACAGTTCGTAGATAACTTAGATGCTGTAGATATTGAAAAACAGGGATCAAAAATTCGTTTTGATGATAGATATAAAACAATTGGTGGAGCTAACATCAACTTTGTTGAAGTGAGAAATTCTGATTTGAATATTCGCACTTATGAACGCGGAGTAGAAGCTGAAACTTTGGCTTGTGGTACAGGAATCACTGCGGCAGCAATTGCAGCTGCGTTAACGTACGATATTGAATCGCCAATTAATGTTAAAGCTATTGGTGGTGGCTTGTCGGTAAGTTTTAGACGTCAAGCATCAAAATTTAACGATGTTTGGTTAAAAGGACCAGCAAAACAGGTTTTTAAAGGAATAATAGATGTTAAATAA
- a CDS encoding S1C family serine protease: MKEAIKLIVITIIVSTLSIGIYHYSVSKTLNTNSLNLNETQSTSQQTSFPVNFRANYAAEETDFTAAAKTSLDAVVHVKNVTVTQSKGFWGFGYGYNDEPRKYIRGAGSGVIISPDGYIVTNNHVIDGATEVDVTLNNNETFKAKIIGTAPEYDIALLKIDRDNLNYLSFGDSNAVEVGEWVLAIGNPFNLTSTVTAGIISAKARDLNPNDNLFQSFIQTDAAVNPGNSGGALVNAKGQLIGINTAITSKTGSYIGYSFAIPSNNAKKIIDDLIEYGSIKQALLGVSGLDINENNYKELNIDVTQGYYITGFAKDGSAKKAGLKKGDIITKIDQIKIRKFTDLKGYLNSKNPGDIVEVTYLRNGKQKKTSVELMMSSTYIIKPLGLQIRNLEKDEYKTFDSDNGVMIDKALSPKLNMFEGLLITKINKRKVNSISEVKQILQTSNNQPLIITFKNSAGQEDTYIFR, from the coding sequence ATGAAAGAAGCAATAAAATTAATTGTCATCACAATTATAGTGAGTACATTAAGTATTGGGATTTACCATTATTCAGTATCAAAAACCCTGAATACTAATTCTTTAAACCTCAATGAAACTCAATCGACTTCACAACAGACAAGTTTTCCTGTAAATTTTAGGGCTAATTATGCTGCTGAAGAAACTGACTTTACTGCAGCGGCTAAAACAAGTTTAGATGCTGTTGTTCACGTTAAAAATGTAACGGTAACACAGTCTAAAGGTTTTTGGGGATTTGGTTATGGTTATAATGACGAACCAAGAAAATACATTCGAGGCGCTGGAAGCGGCGTTATTATAAGTCCTGATGGTTATATTGTAACAAATAACCATGTTATTGATGGCGCAACTGAAGTGGATGTAACCTTAAATAACAACGAAACTTTTAAAGCAAAAATTATAGGCACGGCACCCGAATATGATATTGCGCTTCTAAAAATTGATCGTGACAACTTAAATTATTTAAGCTTTGGAGACTCAAATGCAGTTGAAGTTGGTGAATGGGTTTTAGCCATTGGCAATCCATTTAACTTAACATCTACGGTTACCGCTGGAATAATTAGTGCAAAAGCCCGTGACTTGAATCCGAATGATAATTTGTTTCAATCATTCATTCAAACAGATGCAGCTGTGAATCCCGGAAATAGTGGCGGAGCCTTAGTCAACGCAAAAGGACAATTAATCGGTATTAATACTGCTATCACTTCTAAAACCGGATCTTATATCGGATACTCATTTGCTATACCAAGTAATAATGCTAAAAAAATTATAGACGATTTAATAGAATATGGCTCGATAAAACAAGCGCTTTTAGGTGTAAGCGGTCTCGATATCAATGAAAATAATTACAAAGAGCTAAATATTGACGTCACGCAAGGTTACTACATTACTGGTTTTGCCAAAGACGGATCTGCAAAAAAGGCTGGCCTTAAGAAAGGCGATATTATTACAAAAATTGATCAAATAAAAATAAGAAAATTCACAGATTTAAAAGGCTATTTAAATTCTAAAAATCCTGGTGATATTGTGGAAGTGACCTATTTAAGAAATGGAAAACAAAAGAAAACTTCAGTTGAGTTGATGATGAGTTCAACTTACATCATTAAGCCACTAGGTTTACAAATTAGAAACCTTGAGAAAGACGAATATAAAACCTTTGATAGCGATAATGGTGTGATGATTGATAAGGCTTTATCCCCTAAACTGAATATGTTTGAAGGATTATTAATTACAAAGATCAATAAAAGAAAAGTCAATTCTATTTCTGAAGTTAAACAAATTTTGCAAACTTCTAATAATCAACCGCTAATCATAACATTTAAAAATAGTGCTGGTCAAGAAGACACTTACATATTTAGGTAG